In Halobacterium noricense, the genomic stretch CGCAGCACGCGGCGCATCCGTCACCGTCTACGAGCGCGGCGAGGTCGCTGGGGAGAGCACGGGCCGCGCTGCGGGTATTCTCTACGACGCGTACGCCGAGGACGTGGACGCGCGCATCGCTGCGCGCGCCATCGAGCGCTTCCGCGCGCTCTCGGGGACGGGTGAGTTCACGTTCGCGGAGACGCCGTACCTCTGGTTCGTCACCGAACCCGGCCGGAAAGCCGACGCCATCCGCGAGCAAGTCGACGGGATGCAGCGCAACGACCGCCGCGTCGAACGCGTCGACCCGGACGACCTCGCTGCGGAGTTCCCCGCGCTCCGCACCGAAGACGTCGTCGAGGCTGCCGTCTCGCGCAACGCCGGAGTCGCGGACACCGCGGCCTACGCCGACGCTCTCGCAAAATTGGCGGTCGAGGAAGGTGTCGACCTCCGCGAGCACACGGCCGCGAGCGTCGCGCTCGACCCACCGCGCGTGAACGGGGCTGAGTACGACGCCGTGCTCGTCGCAGCAGGTGCGCACACCGCCCGCGTGCTCGCGGATGTCGGCGTCTCGATTCCCCTGAAGCCGTACCGCGTGCAGGCGCTCACCGCCGACTTCTCTGCGGAGGTTCCGACGCTCTACGACGCGACTGAGGGCTACTACGCGCGCCCACACCCCGAGGGCGTGCTCGCCGGGGACGGCACCGAGGAGGTCGAAGCCGACCCCGAGAGGTACGACCGCGACGGCGACGACTGGTTCGTCGACGCGATGCGCGAGCGACTCGCGGACCGCCTCCCGGGCTACGAGTCCGAGATTCACCGTGCGTGGGCGGGCCTCTGCACCGCCACCCCGGACCGCGACCCGCTGCTCGGCGAACTCGCCGACGGCCTCTACGTCGCGGCCGGCTGGCAGGGCCACGGCTTCATGCGCGCGCCAGCGACCGGCGAAGCAGTCGCAGCAGAAATTCTGGGCGGGGAGGGCGTCCCCGCGTTCGACCCGACGCGCTTCGACGGCGACGAAGTGTTCGAGGTCGTCGAAGGGATGACCGTCGAGTGAGGCGCGCTACTCGTCGTCTTCGTCCGCGTCGTCTGGTG encodes the following:
- a CDS encoding NAD(P)/FAD-dependent oxidoreductase, with amino-acid sequence MDEFSDADDDRGAGHSVAVVGAGAVGLTAAHDLAARGASVTVYERGEVAGESTGRAAGILYDAYAEDVDARIAARAIERFRALSGTGEFTFAETPYLWFVTEPGRKADAIREQVDGMQRNDRRVERVDPDDLAAEFPALRTEDVVEAAVSRNAGVADTAAYADALAKLAVEEGVDLREHTAASVALDPPRVNGAEYDAVLVAAGAHTARVLADVGVSIPLKPYRVQALTADFSAEVPTLYDATEGYYARPHPEGVLAGDGTEEVEADPERYDRDGDDWFVDAMRERLADRLPGYESEIHRAWAGLCTATPDRDPLLGELADGLYVAAGWQGHGFMRAPATGEAVAAEILGGEGVPAFDPTRFDGDEVFEVVEGMTVE